One genomic window of Streptomonospora nanhaiensis includes the following:
- the tuf gene encoding elongation factor Tu yields the protein MAKAKFERTKPHVNIGTIGHIDHGKTTLTAAITKVLHDAFPELNPFTPFEDIDNAPEERERGITISVAHVEYETEHRHYAHVDCPGHADYVKNMITGAAQMDGAILVVAATDGPMPQTKEHVLLARQVGVPYIVVALNKADMVDDEEIFDLVELEVRELLSEYEFPGDDVPVVRVSALKAMEGDPEWGKAVLELMKAVDENIPEPQRDIDKPFLMPIEDVFSITGRGTVVTGRIERGVINVNETVDIVGIKEEKQTTTVTGVEMFRKLLDQGQAGDNVGLLLRGTKREDVERGQVVIKPGTTTPHTEFEAQVVILSKDEGGRHTPFFNNYRPQFYFRTTDVTGVVSLPEGTDMVMPGDNTEMTVQLIQPVAMEEGLRFAIREGGRTVGAGRVTKIIK from the coding sequence GTGGCGAAGGCCAAGTTCGAGCGGACCAAGCCGCACGTAAACATCGGCACCATCGGTCACATCGACCACGGTAAGACCACCCTTACCGCCGCGATCACCAAGGTTCTGCACGACGCGTTCCCGGAGCTGAACCCGTTCACGCCGTTCGAGGACATCGACAACGCTCCCGAGGAGCGCGAGCGCGGTATCACGATCTCCGTCGCCCACGTCGAGTACGAGACCGAGCACCGCCACTACGCGCACGTGGACTGCCCGGGCCACGCCGACTACGTGAAGAACATGATCACGGGTGCGGCCCAGATGGACGGCGCGATCCTGGTCGTGGCCGCCACCGACGGCCCGATGCCGCAGACCAAGGAGCACGTGCTCCTGGCCCGCCAGGTCGGCGTGCCCTACATCGTCGTGGCGCTGAACAAGGCCGACATGGTCGACGACGAGGAGATCTTCGACCTGGTCGAGCTCGAGGTCCGCGAGCTGCTCAGCGAGTACGAGTTCCCCGGCGACGACGTCCCGGTGGTCCGCGTCTCGGCGCTCAAGGCCATGGAGGGCGACCCCGAGTGGGGCAAGGCCGTCCTTGAGCTGATGAAGGCCGTGGACGAGAACATCCCCGAGCCGCAGCGCGACATCGACAAGCCCTTCCTGATGCCGATCGAGGACGTCTTCTCGATCACCGGTCGCGGTACGGTCGTCACCGGCCGCATCGAGCGCGGTGTCATCAACGTCAACGAGACCGTTGACATCGTGGGCATCAAGGAAGAGAAGCAGACCACCACCGTCACCGGTGTGGAGATGTTCCGCAAGCTGCTCGACCAGGGCCAGGCGGGCGACAACGTCGGCCTGCTCCTGCGCGGCACCAAGCGCGAGGACGTCGAGCGCGGCCAGGTCGTCATCAAGCCGGGCACGACCACCCCGCACACCGAGTTCGAGGCGCAGGTCGTCATCCTGTCCAAGGACGAGGGTGGCCGCCACACGCCCTTCTTCAACAACTACCGGCCGCAGTTCTACTTCCGCACGACCGACGTCACCGGCGTCGTCTCGCTGCCGGAGGGCACGGACATGGTCATGCCCGGTGACAACACCGAGATGACCGTCCAGCTGATCCAGCCGGTCGCCATGGAAGAGGGCCTGCGGTTCGCCATCCGCGAGGGTGGCCGGACCGTCGGCGCCGGCCGAGTGACCAAGATCATCAAGTAG
- the fusA gene encoding elongation factor G codes for MATTALDLAKVRNIGIMAHIDAGKTTTTERILFYTGVNYKLGEVHDGAATMDWMKEEQQRGITITSAATTTHWDDHTINIIDTPGHVDFTVEVERSLRVLDGAVAVFDAKEGVEPQSEQVWRQADRYGVPRICFVNKMDKIGAEFQRCVDMFSDRLNTNPMPIQLPIGAESDFKGVIDLVRMKALVWSDEAALGEMYETVDIPDTHIEAAREAHDKLIETLAEADDEIMELYLEGVEPTVEQIVPAIRRATIAGTAIPVLCGTAFKNKGVQPLLDAVVAYLPSPLDIEAITGHDPKDETEETVLKRRPSEEEPLAALVFKIMSDPHLGKLTYVRVYSGVLEAGTQVLNSVKGRKERIGKIYRMHANKREEIGRVGAGDIVAVMGLKDTTTGETLCDSSDPIVLESMTFPAPVIEVAIEPKTKSDQEKLGIAIQRLADEDPSFRVSTDQETGQTVISGMGELHLEVLVNRMRDDFKVEANIGRPQVAYRETIRKKVEKVDYTHKKQTGGQGQFGRVVIDLEPLMADGEGDTAGYEFVNNITGGRIPREYIPSVDAGCQEAAEFGVLAGYPLVGIKVTLQDGAYHDVDSSELAFKVAGSMAFKEAARKAKPVLLEPVMAVEVTTPEEYMGDVIGDLNSRRGQIQSMDERSGTRVVKAQVPLSEMFGYVGDLRSRTQGRATYTMVFDSYAEVPSNVAEEIVAKARGE; via the coding sequence ATGGCTACCACTGCTCTTGACCTTGCCAAGGTCCGCAACATCGGGATCATGGCGCACATCGACGCGGGTAAGACCACGACCACCGAGCGCATCCTCTTCTACACCGGCGTGAACTACAAGCTGGGCGAGGTCCATGACGGCGCGGCCACCATGGACTGGATGAAGGAGGAGCAGCAGCGGGGGATCACGATCACCTCCGCGGCGACCACCACCCACTGGGACGACCACACCATCAACATCATCGACACGCCCGGCCACGTCGACTTCACGGTCGAGGTCGAGCGGTCGCTGCGTGTGCTCGACGGCGCGGTCGCGGTCTTCGACGCCAAGGAGGGTGTCGAGCCCCAGTCGGAGCAGGTGTGGCGCCAGGCCGACCGCTACGGTGTTCCGCGGATCTGCTTCGTCAACAAGATGGACAAGATCGGTGCGGAGTTCCAGCGCTGCGTCGACATGTTCTCCGACCGCCTGAACACCAACCCGATGCCGATCCAGCTGCCCATCGGCGCTGAGTCGGACTTCAAGGGCGTCATCGACCTGGTGCGCATGAAGGCTCTGGTCTGGAGCGACGAGGCCGCGCTGGGCGAGATGTACGAGACCGTCGACATCCCCGACACCCACATCGAGGCCGCCCGCGAGGCGCACGACAAGCTGATCGAGACCCTGGCCGAGGCCGACGACGAGATCATGGAGCTCTACCTCGAGGGCGTCGAGCCCACGGTGGAGCAGATCGTCCCGGCCATCCGGCGCGCCACCATCGCCGGCACCGCCATCCCGGTGCTGTGCGGCACGGCGTTCAAGAACAAGGGCGTGCAGCCGCTGCTGGACGCGGTCGTCGCCTACCTCCCCTCGCCCCTGGACATCGAGGCCATCACCGGCCACGACCCCAAGGACGAGACCGAGGAGACCGTGCTCAAGCGCCGGCCGAGCGAGGAAGAGCCGCTGGCCGCCCTGGTCTTCAAGATCATGAGCGACCCCCACCTGGGCAAGCTCACCTACGTGCGCGTGTACTCCGGTGTCCTGGAGGCCGGCACGCAGGTGCTCAACAGCGTGAAGGGCCGCAAGGAGCGCATCGGCAAGATCTACCGCATGCACGCCAACAAGCGTGAGGAGATCGGCCGCGTGGGCGCCGGCGACATCGTCGCCGTCATGGGCCTGAAGGACACCACCACGGGCGAGACCCTGTGCGACTCCTCCGACCCGATCGTGCTGGAGTCGATGACCTTCCCGGCCCCGGTGATCGAGGTCGCCATCGAGCCGAAGACCAAGAGCGACCAGGAGAAGCTGGGCATCGCGATCCAGCGGCTGGCCGACGAAGACCCGTCCTTCCGCGTCTCGACCGACCAGGAGACCGGCCAGACCGTGATCTCCGGTATGGGCGAGCTGCACCTGGAGGTCCTGGTCAACCGCATGCGCGACGACTTCAAGGTCGAGGCCAACATCGGCCGTCCGCAGGTGGCCTACCGTGAGACCATCCGCAAGAAAGTCGAGAAGGTCGACTACACCCACAAGAAGCAGACGGGTGGCCAGGGCCAGTTCGGCCGCGTGGTGATCGACCTTGAGCCGCTGATGGCCGACGGCGAGGGCGACACCGCCGGATACGAGTTCGTCAACAACATCACCGGCGGCCGCATCCCCCGGGAGTACATCCCCTCGGTGGACGCGGGCTGCCAGGAGGCCGCTGAGTTCGGTGTCCTCGCCGGGTACCCTCTCGTGGGGATCAAGGTCACCCTGCAGGACGGCGCCTACCACGACGTCGACTCCTCCGAACTCGCCTTCAAGGTCGCCGGCTCCATGGCTTTCAAGGAGGCGGCGCGCAAGGCCAAGCCGGTTCTGCTGGAGCCGGTGATGGCGGTCGAGGTCACGACGCCCGAGGAGTACATGGGCGACGTGATCGGCGACCTGAACAGCCGGCGCGGTCAGATCCAGTCCATGGACGAGCGCTCCGGGACACGGGTCGTCAAGGCCCAGGTGCCCCTGTCGGAGATGTTCGGCTACGTGGGTGACCTGCGCAGCCGTACGCAGGGTCGAGCCACGTACACGATGGTGTTCGACTCCTACGCGGAGGTCCCGTCCAACGTCGCAGAAGAGATTGTGGCGAAGGCGCGCGGCGAGTAA
- the rpsG gene encoding 30S ribosomal protein S7 gives MPRKGPAPKRPLITDPVYGSPLVTALINKVLLDGKRSKAQGIVYDALEGAREKTGQDPLVVLKRALDNVKPALEVRSRRVGGATYQVPVEVRSSRSTTLALRWLVSYSRQRREKTMTERLMNELVDASNGLGASVKRREDTHKMAESNKAFAHYRW, from the coding sequence ATGCCGCGCAAGGGCCCGGCGCCGAAGCGCCCCCTCATCACGGACCCGGTCTACGGATCGCCGCTCGTCACCGCACTGATCAACAAGGTGCTGCTGGACGGCAAGCGCTCCAAGGCCCAGGGGATCGTCTACGACGCTCTTGAGGGCGCCCGCGAGAAGACCGGCCAGGACCCCCTCGTGGTGCTCAAGCGTGCGCTGGACAACGTGAAGCCCGCCCTGGAGGTGCGCAGCCGCCGCGTCGGTGGCGCCACCTACCAGGTGCCAGTCGAGGTCCGTTCGTCCCGCAGCACCACCCTCGCTCTTCGCTGGCTCGTGAGCTACTCGCGGCAGCGCCGCGAGAAGACCATGACCGAGCGCCTCATGAACGAGCTGGTCGACGCCAGCAACGGTCTGGGCGCCAGCGTCAAGCGTCGCGAGGACACCCACAAGATGGCGGAGTCCAACAAGGCCTTCGCCCACTACCGCTGGTAA
- the rpsL gene encoding 30S ribosomal protein S12, which translates to MPTIQQLVRKGRQDKVAKNKTPALKGSPQRRGVCTRVYTTTPKKPNSALRKVARVKLSSGIEVTAYIPGIGHNLQEHSIVLVRGGRVKDLPGVRYRIVRGSLDTQGVRNRKQARSRYGAKKEK; encoded by the coding sequence GTGCCCACCATCCAGCAGCTAGTCCGCAAGGGCCGACAGGACAAGGTCGCGAAGAACAAGACCCCGGCGCTGAAGGGGAGTCCGCAGCGTCGTGGTGTGTGCACGCGTGTCTACACGACTACGCCCAAGAAGCCGAACTCCGCGCTGCGCAAGGTCGCCCGTGTGAAGCTGAGCAGCGGGATCGAGGTCACGGCCTACATCCCCGGCATCGGCCACAACCTGCAGGAGCACTCCATCGTGCTCGTGCGCGGCGGCCGTGTGAAGGACCTGCCGGGTGTCCGCTACCGGATCGTCCGCGGCTCGCTCGACACCCAGGGTGTGCGCAACCGCAAGCAGGCGCGCAGCCGCTACGGCGCTAAGAAGGAGAAGTAA
- a CDS encoding DNA-directed RNA polymerase subunit beta' translates to MLDVNFFDELRIGLATADDIRQWSHGEVKKPETINYRTLKPEKDGLFCEKIFGPTRDWECYCGKYKRVRFKGIICERCGVEVTRAKVRRERMGHIELAAPVTHIWYFKGVPSRLGYLLDLAPKDLEKIIYFAAYMVTWVDTEARERDLQSLEARISVERQHLEQRRDSAVEERHKKLEADLAELEEQGAKGDARRKVRESAEREMRQIRDRVQREIDRLEEVWNRFKNLKVQDLEGDEMLYREMRDRFGKYFRGGMGAQAIQERLANFDLDAEAERLRETIRSGKGQKKARALKRLKVVSAFLNTRNSPMGMVLDCIPVIPPDLRPMVQLDGGRFATSDLNDLYRRVINRNNRLKRLLDLGAPEIIVNNEKRMLQEAVDALFDNGRRGRPVTGPGNRPLKSLSDMLKGKQGRFRQNLLGKRVDYSGRSVIVVGPQLKLHQCGLPKQMALELFKPFVMKRLVDLNHAQNIKSAKRMVERSRPVVWDVLEEVITEHPVLLNRAPTLHRLGIQAFEPQLVEGKAIQIHPLVCTAFNADFDGDQMAVHLPLSAEAQAEARLLMLATNNILKPSDGKPVTMPTQDMIIGLYYLTTLKEGAKGEGRAYRTPAEAIMAYDLGELDLQAKIKLRVEGDVPPPRDWVAPEGHEPGRPYVLETTLGRYLFNETTPSDYPFVNYQVGKKQVSALVNELAENYPKVHVASTLDALKDAGYHWATRSGLTIGISDVLAPPRKEEILEGYERQADKIQREYDRGLITDDERRQELTEIWTKATNEVAKDMEDNAPADNPVWMMVNSGARGNPMQVRQIAGIRGLVSNTKGETIPRPIKSSYREGLSVLEYFISTHGQRKGLADTALRTADSGYLTRRLVDVAQDVIVREIDCGTDRSLWQEVGEKNAAGVVVRKHNVENTGFGRTIAEDVVVDGKVVVPALTDTSEAVIDKLVANGVERVRVRSSLTCEAKIGVCSTCYGRSMATGKPVDVGEAIGIIAAQSIGEPGTQLTMRTFHMGGSAGQDITHGLPRVTELFEARIPKGVAPISELDGRIRIEDTEKSRKIILVPDDGSDEIAYPVPMRAQLLVGEGDHVKVGQQLIQGAINPHEVLRIQGPRAVQQHLVSEVQEVYKSQGVSIHDKHIEIIVRQMLKRVNILESGDTELLPGEMVERPKFEAINRRVVAEGGQPAAGRPVLLGITKASLATESWLSAASFQETTRVLTENAIHGKSDPLVGLKENVIIGKLIPAGTGMPQYRNIRVEPTEEAKASMYSVAGYEEPSEYTFGQGSGEAVPLEEYDFGPYNR, encoded by the coding sequence GTGCTCGACGTCAACTTCTTCGACGAGCTGCGAATTGGCCTCGCGACCGCTGACGACATCCGCCAGTGGTCCCACGGCGAGGTCAAGAAGCCGGAAACCATCAACTACCGCACCCTCAAGCCGGAAAAGGACGGGCTCTTCTGCGAGAAGATCTTCGGCCCCACCCGCGACTGGGAGTGCTACTGCGGTAAGTACAAGCGGGTCCGCTTCAAGGGCATCATCTGCGAGCGCTGCGGTGTCGAGGTCACCCGGGCCAAGGTCCGGCGCGAGCGCATGGGCCACATCGAGCTGGCCGCGCCCGTGACCCACATCTGGTACTTCAAGGGCGTGCCCAGCCGCCTGGGCTACCTGCTGGACCTCGCGCCGAAGGATCTCGAAAAGATCATCTACTTCGCCGCGTACATGGTCACCTGGGTCGACACCGAGGCCCGCGAGCGCGACCTCCAGTCCCTGGAGGCCCGCATCTCCGTGGAGCGCCAGCACCTGGAGCAGCGCCGCGACTCCGCCGTCGAGGAGCGCCACAAGAAGCTTGAGGCCGACCTCGCCGAGCTGGAGGAGCAGGGCGCCAAGGGCGACGCCCGCCGCAAGGTCCGCGAGTCCGCCGAGCGCGAGATGCGGCAGATCCGCGACCGCGTGCAGCGCGAGATCGACCGCCTCGAAGAGGTCTGGAACCGGTTCAAGAACCTCAAGGTCCAGGACCTCGAGGGCGACGAGATGCTCTACCGCGAGATGCGGGACCGCTTCGGCAAGTACTTCCGCGGCGGCATGGGCGCCCAGGCCATCCAGGAGCGCCTGGCCAACTTCGACCTCGACGCCGAGGCCGAGCGGCTGCGCGAGACCATCCGCAGCGGCAAGGGCCAGAAGAAGGCCCGCGCCCTCAAGCGGCTCAAGGTGGTCTCGGCGTTCCTCAACACCCGCAACAGCCCCATGGGCATGGTGCTGGACTGCATCCCGGTCATCCCGCCGGACCTGCGCCCCATGGTGCAGCTCGACGGCGGCCGGTTCGCCACCTCCGACCTGAACGACCTCTACCGCCGGGTCATCAACCGCAACAACCGCCTCAAGCGGCTGCTGGACCTCGGCGCGCCCGAGATCATCGTCAACAACGAGAAGCGGATGCTGCAGGAGGCCGTCGACGCGCTGTTCGACAACGGCCGCCGCGGCCGGCCGGTCACCGGTCCGGGCAACCGCCCGCTGAAGTCGCTCTCGGACATGCTCAAGGGCAAGCAGGGCCGGTTCCGGCAGAACCTGCTGGGCAAGCGCGTCGACTACTCCGGCCGTTCGGTCATCGTGGTCGGCCCGCAGCTCAAGCTGCACCAGTGCGGCCTGCCCAAGCAGATGGCGCTGGAGCTGTTCAAGCCGTTCGTGATGAAGCGCCTGGTCGACCTGAACCACGCGCAGAACATCAAGAGCGCCAAGCGGATGGTGGAGCGGTCCCGCCCCGTGGTGTGGGACGTCCTTGAAGAGGTCATCACCGAGCACCCGGTGCTGCTGAACCGCGCGCCGACCCTGCACCGGCTGGGCATCCAGGCGTTCGAGCCGCAGCTGGTCGAGGGCAAGGCCATCCAGATCCACCCGCTGGTCTGCACCGCCTTCAACGCCGACTTCGACGGCGACCAGATGGCGGTCCACCTGCCGCTGTCCGCCGAGGCCCAGGCCGAGGCGCGGCTGCTGATGCTGGCCACCAACAACATCCTCAAGCCCTCCGACGGCAAGCCCGTGACCATGCCCACCCAGGACATGATCATCGGCCTGTACTACCTGACCACCCTCAAGGAGGGCGCGAAGGGCGAGGGCCGGGCCTACCGCACCCCGGCCGAGGCCATCATGGCCTACGACCTGGGCGAGCTGGACCTCCAGGCCAAGATCAAGCTGCGCGTCGAGGGCGACGTCCCGCCGCCGCGCGACTGGGTCGCGCCCGAGGGCCACGAGCCGGGCCGGCCCTACGTGCTGGAGACCACCCTGGGCCGGTACCTCTTCAACGAGACCACGCCCTCGGACTACCCGTTCGTCAACTACCAGGTCGGCAAGAAGCAGGTGTCGGCCCTGGTCAACGAGCTCGCCGAGAACTACCCGAAGGTGCACGTCGCCTCCACCCTCGACGCGCTCAAGGACGCCGGGTACCACTGGGCCACCCGGTCCGGTCTCACCATCGGCATCTCCGACGTCCTCGCGCCGCCGCGCAAGGAGGAGATCCTGGAGGGCTACGAGCGGCAGGCCGACAAGATCCAGCGCGAGTACGACCGCGGTCTGATCACCGACGACGAGCGCCGCCAGGAGCTGACGGAGATCTGGACCAAGGCGACCAACGAGGTCGCCAAGGACATGGAGGACAACGCTCCCGCCGACAACCCGGTGTGGATGATGGTGAACTCCGGTGCCCGAGGCAACCCGATGCAGGTCCGCCAGATCGCCGGTATCCGCGGCCTGGTCTCCAACACCAAGGGCGAGACCATCCCGCGGCCGATCAAGTCCTCCTACCGCGAGGGCCTGTCCGTGCTGGAGTACTTCATCTCCACGCACGGCCAGCGCAAGGGTCTGGCCGACACCGCGCTGCGCACGGCCGACTCCGGGTACCTCACCCGGCGCCTGGTCGACGTCGCCCAGGACGTCATCGTCCGCGAGATCGACTGCGGCACCGACCGCTCGCTGTGGCAGGAGGTCGGCGAGAAGAACGCCGCCGGCGTGGTGGTGCGCAAGCACAACGTCGAGAACACCGGCTTCGGCCGCACCATCGCCGAGGACGTCGTGGTCGACGGCAAGGTCGTCGTCCCGGCGCTCACCGACACCTCCGAGGCGGTCATCGACAAGCTGGTCGCCAACGGGGTGGAGCGGGTGCGCGTGCGCAGCTCGCTCACCTGCGAGGCCAAGATCGGCGTCTGCAGCACCTGCTACGGCCGCTCCATGGCCACCGGCAAGCCGGTGGACGTCGGCGAGGCCATCGGCATCATCGCGGCGCAGTCCATCGGTGAGCCCGGCACCCAGCTGACCATGCGGACCTTCCACATGGGCGGTTCGGCCGGCCAGGACATCACCCACGGTCTGCCGCGTGTGACCGAGCTGTTCGAGGCCCGCATCCCCAAGGGTGTGGCCCCGATCAGCGAGCTGGACGGCCGGATCCGCATCGAGGACACCGAGAAGAGCCGCAAGATCATCCTGGTGCCCGACGACGGCTCCGACGAGATCGCCTACCCGGTCCCGATGCGGGCCCAGCTCCTCGTGGGCGAGGGCGACCACGTCAAGGTCGGCCAGCAGCTGATCCAGGGCGCCATCAACCCGCACGAGGTGCTGCGCATCCAGGGCCCGCGGGCCGTGCAGCAGCACCTGGTGTCGGAGGTGCAGGAGGTCTACAAGTCGCAGGGTGTCTCGATCCACGACAAGCACATCGAGATCATCGTGCGGCAGATGCTCAAGCGGGTGAACATCCTGGAGTCCGGCGACACCGAGCTGCTGCCCGGCGAGATGGTCGAGCGGCCCAAGTTCGAGGCGATCAACCGCCGCGTGGTGGCCGAAGGCGGCCAGCCGGCGGCCGGCCGCCCCGTGCTGCTCGGTATCACCAAGGCCTCGCTCGCCACGGAGTCGTGGCTGTCGGCGGCCTCCTTCCAGGAGACCACCCGGGTCCTCACCGAGAACGCCATCCACGGCAAGAGCGACCCCCTGGTCGGTCTCAAGGAGAACGTCATCATCGGTAAGCTCATCCCCGCCGGTACCGGCATGCCGCAGTACCGCAACATCCGGGTGGAGCCGACCGAGGAGGCCAAGGCGTCCATGTACTCGGTGGCGGGCTACGAGGAGCCCAGCGAGTACACCTTCGGCCAGGGGTCGGGCGAGGCCGTCCCGCTGGAGGAGTACGACTTCGGTCCCTACAACAGGTGA